The Benincasa hispida cultivar B227 chromosome 9, ASM972705v1, whole genome shotgun sequence genome has a segment encoding these proteins:
- the LOC120084677 gene encoding S-protein homolog 1-like, producing the protein MGRNLSYLVVLMSVLFMVVHQQHVFVGAVLPPAFVDKWHVHVINGLSNGKLFVHCKSRDTDIGEQYINHGAEIQWSFKENVWGTTLFWCFVKNPNGSFASFEVFWHEAQHYWLHYRCTLQGTCFWTAKDDGIYLRNIPDGIEEKIHEWKRG; encoded by the coding sequence ATGGGTAGAAATTTGAGTTATTTGGTTGTGTTGATGAGTGTATTATTTATGGTTGTTCATCAGCAGCATGTATTTGTGGGAGCAGTTCTTCCTCCAGCATTTGTTGATAAATGGCATGTTCATGTGATTAATGGGCTGAGCAATGGGAAATTATTTGTGCATTGTAAATCAAGAGATACTGATATTGGAGAACAATATATTAATCATGGAGCTGAGATTCAATGGAGTTTCAAGGAAAATGTTTGGGGAACAACTTTGTTTTGGTGTTTTGTGAAGAACCCAAATGGTAGCTTTGCCTCTTTTGAGGTGTTTTGGCATGAAGCACAACACTATTGGCTTCATTATAGGTGCACTTTACAAGGTACCTGTTTTTGGACGGCTAAAGACGATGGAATTTACTTGAGAAACATTCCGGATGGTATTGAAGAAAAGATTCATGAATGGAAGAGGGGATAG